One window of the Posidoniimonas polymericola genome contains the following:
- a CDS encoding tetratricopeptide repeat protein, producing the protein MQATSIYRIALGLACVASLVPAGVAQEVSFVDDYSAASSRYPLPQPQSSPTARRVGRSVSQTRIPAGTPMPSSMSREQAARLFTQQASDNAPQKSGGALSKLTSGFKGLFSRDDSRQSAANNPPQQPPRGIQQAGFAGGRTGSPQTPQASAPMAGRPANGGLNLRQGDDRQGLFDYLGSQTGSGSASKPAASSNQNMVASQSSSRGSTSSSRGSTQSSRGSTLKTRSRNSSSSGPSSLPMLSSPPQQSMPQAVVQSPMPGNSSRPLAPAKPSDDVVMISDEPAAPRVAAAPMPIQPAAPMSIASQPVAAEPMVIIASDDPADDEMVVATDDEPLFVSDLEETHTAAAMPAPVAEPAKPIIAAQSAPLPVVTGPTPQPLVMDNPMINEPAHAMPVVTAAPRQVAQTPQPVKQAAPQPVMQPAKKPAARVAVLPNPVAVAAEEQRKEPSDRAAALLAEAHYMARDAQSEEDFTRVVQQCRHVLAIDESTVAVSYSNELASWALNKRGELKADLGMVKEAMADFDEAVTKDAGQWRAIHNRGVLMAQAGKFAEAFDAFNKTIELNGEFAKAHSNRASLYVQAGEFETALADYRRAIMLDPDLVVAHKGRGRVCHVVGRLEEALQHFEAAAALAPDDAGIATCRADLLVDMGRYSQAASGYVRAIEIDPADPIAHRNLAWLQATCPDRSYVDGERALANAERAIELAGGEDDICLDTLAAAQATAGDFAAAVETIKQAIALAPSADQGEYAERLELYQQEKPFRSHPAGVRQASYAGESGAGLK; encoded by the coding sequence ATGCAAGCAACCTCAATCTACCGCATTGCCCTTGGCTTGGCGTGCGTCGCGTCTCTCGTTCCCGCCGGTGTGGCGCAGGAAGTATCTTTCGTGGACGACTACAGCGCTGCTAGCAGCCGCTACCCGCTGCCCCAGCCGCAGTCGTCGCCGACGGCACGCCGCGTCGGCCGCTCGGTCTCGCAGACCAGGATCCCGGCCGGGACGCCGATGCCGTCCAGCATGTCCCGTGAGCAGGCCGCCCGACTGTTCACGCAGCAGGCGAGCGACAACGCGCCGCAGAAGAGCGGCGGCGCGCTGAGCAAGCTGACCTCGGGCTTCAAGGGCTTGTTCTCCCGCGACGACTCGCGGCAGTCGGCCGCCAACAACCCGCCGCAGCAGCCGCCCCGCGGCATCCAGCAGGCCGGCTTCGCCGGCGGCCGGACCGGCTCACCCCAAACGCCCCAGGCCTCGGCCCCGATGGCCGGCCGCCCGGCAAACGGCGGGCTGAACCTCCGCCAGGGCGACGATCGTCAGGGTCTGTTCGACTACCTCGGCTCGCAGACCGGCAGCGGCTCGGCCAGCAAGCCGGCCGCCAGCTCCAATCAAAACATGGTAGCCTCGCAGAGCAGCTCACGTGGCTCGACCTCCAGCTCGCGTGGCTCGACCCAAAGCTCGCGTGGCTCGACCCTCAAGACGCGGAGTCGCAACAGCAGCAGCTCGGGCCCGAGCTCGCTGCCGATGCTGAGCAGCCCGCCGCAGCAGTCGATGCCCCAGGCGGTCGTGCAGTCGCCGATGCCCGGCAATTCGTCGCGTCCGCTGGCCCCGGCCAAGCCGAGCGACGACGTCGTGATGATCAGCGACGAGCCCGCCGCGCCGCGTGTCGCCGCCGCTCCGATGCCCATTCAGCCGGCCGCCCCGATGTCGATCGCCTCGCAGCCGGTTGCTGCCGAGCCGATGGTGATCATCGCGTCGGACGACCCCGCGGATGACGAGATGGTGGTAGCGACCGACGACGAGCCGCTGTTCGTCTCGGACCTCGAAGAGACCCACACCGCGGCGGCGATGCCCGCCCCGGTTGCAGAGCCGGCCAAGCCAATCATCGCGGCCCAGTCGGCGCCGCTGCCCGTAGTCACCGGCCCGACGCCGCAGCCGCTGGTGATGGACAACCCGATGATCAACGAGCCTGCTCACGCGATGCCGGTCGTGACCGCCGCCCCGCGGCAGGTCGCCCAGACGCCGCAACCGGTCAAGCAGGCCGCTCCGCAGCCCGTCATGCAACCGGCCAAGAAGCCGGCCGCGCGGGTCGCCGTGCTGCCCAACCCGGTGGCGGTCGCCGCCGAGGAGCAGCGCAAGGAGCCCTCCGACCGGGCCGCCGCCCTGCTCGCCGAAGCCCACTACATGGCCCGCGACGCCCAGAGCGAAGAAGACTTCACCCGCGTGGTGCAGCAGTGCCGCCACGTGCTCGCGATCGACGAGTCGACGGTCGCGGTGTCGTACAGCAACGAGCTGGCCTCTTGGGCGCTCAACAAGCGTGGCGAGCTGAAGGCTGACCTCGGCATGGTCAAGGAGGCGATGGCCGACTTCGACGAGGCCGTCACGAAGGACGCCGGCCAGTGGCGGGCGATCCACAACCGCGGCGTGCTGATGGCCCAGGCCGGCAAGTTCGCCGAGGCGTTCGACGCCTTCAACAAGACGATTGAGCTGAACGGCGAGTTCGCCAAGGCCCACTCGAACCGCGCCTCGCTGTACGTGCAGGCCGGTGAGTTCGAGACCGCCCTGGCCGACTACAGGCGGGCCATCATGCTCGACCCCGACCTGGTGGTCGCCCACAAGGGCCGCGGCCGCGTCTGCCACGTGGTCGGCCGGCTGGAGGAGGCCCTGCAGCACTTCGAGGCCGCCGCCGCGCTGGCGCCCGATGACGCCGGCATCGCCACCTGCCGGGCCGACCTGCTGGTCGACATGGGCCGCTACTCTCAGGCCGCCAGCGGTTATGTGCGGGCGATCGAGATCGACCCGGCCGACCCCATCGCGCACCGCAACCTGGCCTGGCTGCAGGCGACCTGCCCCGACCGTTCGTACGTCGACGGCGAGCGGGCCCTGGCCAACGCCGAGCGGGCGATTGAGCTAGCCGGTGGCGAGGACGACATCTGCCTCGACACGCTGGCGGCCGCCCAGGCCACCGCCGGCGACTTCGCGGCCGCAGTAGAAACCATCAAGCAGGCCATCGCCCTGGCGCCCTCTGCCGATCAGGGCGAGTACGCCGAGCGACTCGAGCTGTACCAGCAAGAGAAGCCGTTCCGCTCGCACCCGGCGGGCGTGCGTCAGGCCAGCTACGCAGGCGAGAGTGGGGCCGGGCTAAAGTAG
- a CDS encoding glycosyltransferase family 9 protein, producing the protein MPAPQRILIVRLTAIGDVIHGLPSLCALRNAFPDAHISWVVEGAGAQLLEGHPALDEVIRAPRRWYRSWGETRRLRKTLRQRRFDTAVDLQCLTKSALAAWLSGAPRRLGVAGRNGREFSRALNNVRTLVRARHVIDQYLGILTPLGINNPKVEFRLPESAADAAFADRLLAEGGLESGRFLVMNPGAGWTSKQWPPERYGELAARLRRSHGVPTVVAWAGDQERRLAQTIVDASGAAARLAPDTSLTQLAALERRATLFVGSDTGPMHLAVAVGTPAVSLHGPSRASWCGAYGEHNQRIQVELDEGPQRKRPGADDYAMRAISVDLVAERCDAMLARLLSAGRSTTGDAA; encoded by the coding sequence TTGCCTGCACCGCAACGCATCCTGATCGTCCGCCTGACCGCCATCGGCGACGTTATTCATGGGCTGCCGTCGTTGTGCGCGCTGCGCAACGCGTTCCCGGACGCGCACATCAGCTGGGTGGTCGAGGGCGCCGGCGCCCAGCTGCTAGAGGGGCACCCGGCCCTCGACGAGGTGATCCGCGCCCCGCGGCGGTGGTACCGCAGCTGGGGCGAGACCCGTCGGCTGCGCAAAACGCTCCGCCAACGCCGCTTCGACACGGCGGTCGACCTGCAGTGCCTGACCAAGAGCGCGCTCGCGGCCTGGCTCAGCGGCGCCCCCCGCCGGCTCGGCGTTGCCGGACGCAACGGCCGGGAGTTCAGCCGCGCGCTCAACAACGTGCGGACGCTCGTCCGTGCGCGGCACGTCATCGACCAGTACCTCGGCATCCTCACGCCGCTGGGGATCAACAACCCCAAGGTCGAGTTCCGCTTGCCCGAGTCCGCGGCCGACGCGGCCTTCGCCGACCGGCTGCTCGCCGAGGGCGGGCTCGAGTCGGGTCGGTTCCTCGTCATGAACCCGGGCGCCGGCTGGACCTCCAAGCAGTGGCCGCCGGAGCGGTACGGTGAGCTCGCCGCCCGGCTGCGGCGGTCGCACGGCGTGCCGACCGTGGTCGCCTGGGCCGGCGACCAGGAACGCCGGCTCGCCCAGACCATTGTCGACGCTAGCGGCGCGGCCGCGCGGCTCGCGCCCGACACCTCGCTCACTCAGCTCGCGGCGCTCGAACGCCGCGCGACGCTCTTCGTCGGATCGGACACCGGGCCGATGCACCTGGCGGTCGCGGTCGGCACGCCGGCGGTGAGCCTGCACGGCCCAAGCCGCGCGTCGTGGTGCGGCGCGTACGGCGAGCACAACCAGCGGATCCAGGTCGAGCTCGACGAGGGCCCGCAGCGCAAACGACCCGGAGCCGACGACTACGCGATGCGGGCCATCTCGGTCGACCTGGTCGCCGAGCGGTGCGACGCGATGCTCGCGCGGCTGCTGTCCGCCGGCCGCAGTACTACGGGGGACGCCGCATGA
- a CDS encoding glycosyltransferase family 9 protein has translation MRVLLIRLSSLGDVMFTTPAITALAERYPGVKIDVATYQRFGAALQHHPLVDRRLLLPKKKISAAARGGAVREAARLASQFVRELRREHYDLIVDLHNVTDSALVALAARGDRRVGNARQPLSRLLHSRFKFDDRNETATEHAAVSNLRYLVEAGWLKPDSLRGEPRLSFHTPASAKENVDRFLQEQRLVGKELVGLNPGGSYEYKRWPAERFAEVGASLQARTGGPVLLFGGPAEREVVQRVAAGIKGPVVDTSALPLFEAFELISRLRLFVTNDSAPLHIATAAGTPTVGLYGPANVRKFYPLSPAARMVEVEVACRPCQPKQGRACVHRNCFSWLTTDQALRACDELLGEPQQRRAS, from the coding sequence ATGAGGGTGCTCTTGATCAGGCTCAGCTCGCTGGGCGACGTGATGTTCACCACGCCGGCGATCACGGCCCTCGCCGAGCGCTACCCGGGCGTCAAGATCGACGTCGCGACCTACCAGCGGTTTGGCGCCGCCCTGCAGCACCACCCGCTGGTCGACCGCCGGCTGCTGCTGCCCAAGAAGAAGATCTCGGCCGCCGCCCGCGGGGGCGCTGTGCGCGAAGCGGCGCGGCTCGCCTCCCAGTTCGTGCGGGAGCTGCGGCGCGAGCACTACGACCTGATCGTCGACCTGCACAACGTGACCGACAGCGCGCTGGTGGCGCTCGCCGCCCGCGGCGATCGGCGGGTCGGCAACGCGCGTCAGCCGCTCAGCAGGCTGCTGCACTCCCGGTTCAAGTTCGACGACCGCAACGAGACCGCCACGGAGCACGCCGCGGTGTCGAACCTCCGCTACCTGGTCGAGGCGGGCTGGCTCAAACCGGACTCGCTGCGGGGCGAGCCGCGGTTGTCGTTCCACACGCCGGCGTCCGCCAAGGAGAATGTCGACCGCTTCCTGCAAGAGCAGCGGCTGGTCGGCAAAGAGCTGGTCGGCCTCAACCCGGGCGGCTCGTACGAGTACAAACGCTGGCCGGCAGAACGCTTCGCCGAGGTCGGCGCGTCGCTGCAGGCCCGCACCGGCGGGCCGGTGCTGCTGTTCGGCGGCCCCGCCGAACGGGAGGTTGTCCAGCGGGTTGCGGCCGGAATCAAGGGCCCGGTGGTCGACACGTCGGCGCTGCCTCTGTTCGAGGCCTTCGAGCTGATCAGCCGGCTGCGGCTGTTCGTGACCAACGACTCCGCGCCGCTGCACATCGCGACCGCCGCCGGCACGCCCACGGTCGGGCTGTACGGGCCGGCCAACGTGCGCAAGTTCTACCCGCTGTCACCGGCGGCCCGGATGGTGGAGGTCGAGGTCGCGTGCCGGCCTTGCCAGCCGAAGCAGGGCAGGGCGTGCGTTCACCGCAACTGCTTCTCGTGGCTGACGACCGACCAGGCGCTGCGGGCGTGCGACGAGCTGCTGGGCGAGCCCCAGCAGCGGCGGGCTTCTTGA
- the aroB gene encoding 3-dehydroquinate synthase produces MSEPATTVRVNLAERGYDIHIGQGLLAGAASFITDRRKAKHVVLITDDNVDGLHADRVADQLVEAGLEVNVMTVDAGEASKDVDVAAELWETMLQEGTDRQSVVLAVGGGVVGDLAGWVAASYARGLTFFQAPTTLLSQVDSSVGGKVGVNLPGAKNMVGAFWQPHGVVIDIDVLSTLTDRDYRAGLAEVVKYGVIMDADFFAMLEANADAINNRDPQTLIQIIARSCQLKAEVVEADEREESGRRAILNYGHTFGHALEAATGYGPLLHGEGVSIGMVCASRLAESMGLIDSGTTSRQVALLEKLGLPTSLPAGQDPAELVSLMWRDKKVQDGKIRFVLPTRIGEVQLFDSPAQQAVVESMR; encoded by the coding sequence ATGTCCGAACCTGCAACGACCGTCCGCGTGAACCTGGCCGAGCGCGGCTACGACATCCACATCGGGCAGGGCCTGCTGGCCGGCGCGGCGTCGTTCATCACCGACCGCCGCAAGGCGAAGCACGTCGTGCTGATTACCGACGACAACGTCGACGGCCTGCACGCCGACCGAGTCGCCGACCAGCTGGTCGAGGCCGGCCTGGAGGTCAACGTCATGACGGTCGACGCCGGAGAGGCGAGCAAGGACGTCGACGTCGCGGCCGAGCTGTGGGAGACCATGCTGCAGGAGGGGACCGACCGGCAGTCGGTCGTGCTGGCGGTCGGCGGCGGCGTGGTCGGCGACCTGGCCGGCTGGGTCGCGGCCAGCTACGCCCGCGGCCTGACGTTCTTCCAGGCGCCGACCACGCTGCTCTCGCAGGTCGACAGCTCGGTCGGCGGCAAGGTGGGCGTGAACCTGCCGGGCGCCAAGAACATGGTCGGCGCGTTCTGGCAGCCGCACGGCGTGGTCATCGACATCGACGTGCTCTCTACGCTGACCGACCGCGACTACCGCGCCGGCCTGGCCGAGGTGGTCAAGTACGGCGTGATCATGGACGCCGACTTCTTCGCGATGCTCGAAGCCAACGCCGACGCCATCAACAACCGAGACCCGCAGACCCTCATCCAGATCATCGCCCGCAGCTGCCAGCTCAAGGCCGAGGTTGTCGAGGCCGACGAGCGCGAGGAGTCTGGCCGCCGCGCGATCCTCAACTACGGGCACACGTTTGGCCACGCCCTCGAGGCCGCCACCGGCTACGGCCCGCTGCTGCACGGCGAGGGCGTTTCAATCGGCATGGTCTGCGCGTCGCGGCTGGCCGAGAGCATGGGCCTGATTGATTCGGGAACCACCAGCCGGCAGGTGGCTTTGCTCGAGAAGCTGGGGCTGCCCACATCGCTCCCCGCGGGGCAGGACCCCGCGGAGCTGGTTTCGCTGATGTGGCGCGACAAGAAGGTGCAGGATGGCAAGATTCGCTTTGTGCTGCCGACCCGCATCGGAGAAGTCCAGCTGTTCGACTCGCCAGCTCAGCAGGCCGTGGTTGAATCGATGCGGTGA
- a CDS encoding LemA family protein: protein MNEDAILPLLVLGVPLLLLLVFVIANFNRLVRVRQHIRESWADISVEMKRRYDLIPNLVETVKGYAAHEREIMEQVAKLRQQAMQNTGSAAAQAVDERALGIGVGRLLAVAEAYPDLKADAHFLALQQELTNTEDRIAASRRFYNGNVRELNQLCRAFPTNVLASVFGFEEASYFELEDQSQRAAPPVKY from the coding sequence ATGAACGAAGACGCCATCTTGCCGCTACTAGTCCTCGGGGTCCCGCTGCTGCTGTTGCTGGTGTTTGTCATCGCCAACTTCAACCGGCTGGTCCGGGTGCGGCAGCACATCCGCGAGAGCTGGGCGGATATCAGCGTCGAGATGAAACGCCGCTACGACCTGATCCCCAACCTGGTCGAAACGGTCAAGGGCTACGCGGCCCACGAGCGCGAGATCATGGAGCAGGTCGCCAAGCTCCGGCAGCAGGCGATGCAGAACACCGGCTCGGCCGCCGCGCAGGCGGTCGACGAGCGGGCGCTTGGGATCGGCGTCGGCAGGCTGCTGGCGGTCGCCGAGGCGTACCCCGACCTGAAGGCCGACGCGCACTTCCTCGCGCTGCAGCAGGAGCTCACGAACACCGAGGACCGTATCGCCGCCTCGCGCCGCTTCTACAACGGCAACGTCCGCGAGCTCAACCAGCTCTGCCGGGCGTTCCCGACCAACGTGCTCGCCAGCGTGTTTGGCTTCGAGGAGGCGAGCTACTTCGAGCTCGAGGACCAATCGCAACGCGCGGCGCCGCCGGTGAAGTACTAG